TCGGGCGGGTTCCCGAGGATCCCGCCGAGGTGACGCGCGTGCTGGCCGGCATGCTCACCGACGACGCGGTGCCAGGTCTCGCCCGTGAGGAGTTCGCCGAGCGGGCACGGTGGAACTTCACCCGGGCACCCTGGGCGCTCAGCGCCGCAGCGGATCCGGCCGCCGGGTGACCAGCCGGGTGTCCATGCAGGAGCGCGAGCCGAGCACACAGGCACCGGTCGCGCCCCTTCCGCCTGTCGTGGCGCCGGCGACGACACCGGCCAGGCGACCGCGCCGCGCGGTGCTGGCAGTGGCGCTCGTCCTCGTGGTCGTCGCGCTTCTGGCCACCGGTCTGGCGGTGGCGTACGGGATCGAGCGCAGACCCGGAGGCGCCGCCGTCCCCGCCGTGCCGACCGTGCCGGCGCCGACGGCGTCCCGACAGCCGGCCCTGCGCGACCTGATGCCGCCGACGGTCCGGGTCGGCTCGGCCGCGGACGGCCGGTGGATGAGCCTGGACGCCGAGTACGGCGAACTGCTCGGCTCGGAGTTCGACGCGATCACCCCCGAGAACGCCATGAAGTGGGGCAACCTCGAACCGTCGCCGGACGTGTACACGTGGGCGGGCGCGGATCAGCTCGTCGGCTTCGCCGAGCAACATGACCAGTCGGTCTACGGCCACACGCTGCTGGGGCGGAGCGACGTACCACGGTGGGTGGATCCGCAGTGGTCGGCCGAGCAGCTCCGGACGGTGCTGCGGGACCACGTGACCACAGTGGTGTCCCGCTACCGCGGTCGGGTCTGGGCGTGGGACGTGATCAACGAGGCGCTCGACGAGGACGGTTCGCTGCGCGACACGATGTGGCTGCGCAAGCTCGGCCCCGGCTACGTCGCCGAGGTGTTCCGGTGGGCGCACGCGGCCGACCCCGGTGCGCGGCTGTTCATCAACGACTACGGCGTCGAGGGCCGGACCCGCAAGGCCGACGGGCTCCTGGACCTCGTACGCGAGCTGCGTCGCGCCGGCGTGCCGGTCGACGGGGTCGGGTTCCAGAGCCACCTGCGCTGGGACGAGCAGCCCCGCGACATGGTGGGCAACCTGCGGCGCTTCGCGCGGTTGGGCGTCTCGGTGGCGATCACCGAACTCGACGTACGCATCGCGCTGCCGGAGACCCCCGCGAAGCGCGACCGCCAGGCGGCGCTCTACCGGAAGGTGCTGCAGGCCTGCCTCGCCGTGCCCGCCTGCGTCTCATTCACCGTCTGGGGCTTCAGCGACGCCCGTAGCTGGATCCCGAGCTACCACGCGGGTTACGGTGCCGCCTGCATCTTCGACGCGGCCCTGGTCCCCAAACCGGCCCACGCCGCCCTCATGGACCAACTCCGCCGGCTTCCGTCCCCCACCGGAGCCGGGCCAGGCCCGGGCTGAGCCCACCCCCCGGTGGCCGTAAGGCGCCGCGCCACCAACCTCCGAGCGTTGACGACATGCGTCGGTGAAAGGAAGATCGTGTCCGCGCACACCCAGTTCCTCACTGCTGTCACCCCACAGCAGGCACCGCGGTTCGACCCCGATCTGGGGGTGATCACGCCCCCCTCCAACGGCATGGCCCGATCCGTGTTCGCGCGTCCGGCGCCGCGGGCCAACTGGCGGCGACGCTACGTGGCCTGGCTGGTGCTGCTCGACGTGCTCGCCGCCCTGGCCGCCAGCCGGACGGTGATCGCCCTGCTCGACGAGGCCGATGCCGGCTTCTGGGACCAGCGGGTCCTGGGCAACATCAGCTCCTTCACCCTGGTGGCGAACGTCGGTGTGCCGGCGGGGTGGCTGGTCCTGCTCGTCGCGGCCGGGGCGTACGACAGGCGGGCCCTCGGGCTGGGCACCGAGGAGCTGAAGCGAGTGGCCCGGGCGAACCTCGCGATGGCCGCCACGGTGTCCTTCCTGGCGCTCGGCTTCAAGAAGGACCTGTCCCGGGCGACGGTCGCCGCCATCATCATCTGCCTGCTGCTCTACACGCTTGTGGCGCGGTTCGCCGCCCGGGTGGTGCTGCGCCGAATCCGGCGCACCGGGCGGGCGGCGCAGAAGGTGCTTCTTGTCGGTCGGCTCGCCGACGCGCTCGCCCTGCACGAGGTGGTGACCCGCAACTACGGCGCCGGGCTGCACCCGGTCGCCATCCACCTGCCCCGTCACCCGAGCCCGGGTGCGCGGGTGACGGCCCCGGTCCCGGTGTACGTGGGCTGGGACCTGGTCCCGCTGGTCCGGCAGTTGGGGGCGGACACCATCGCGGTGTGCGGCCCCGCCAGCCTGGAGTCGTACGAGCTGCGCAAACTGGCGTGGCAGTTGGAGGGCACCGGCCTCAACCTGGTGGTGGTCCCGCAGGTCACCGACGTCACCGGTCCGCGCATCCACGTCCGGCCGATCGAGGGCCTGCCGCTGCTCAATGTGGACGAGCCGACGATCTCCGGCCTGTCGCTGCTGGCCAAGAACGTGCTCGACCGGGTCACCGCCCTGGTGGGCCTCGTCGTCCTGAGCCCGGTGCTGCTCGCCATCGCGCTGGCCGTCAAGGCCAGCGGCCCGGGGCCGGTGATGTTCCGCCAGACCCGGATCGGCCACGAGGGCCGGGCGTTCAAGGTCTGGAAGTTCCGGACCATGTACATCGACGCCGAGGATCGGCTGGCGG
The DNA window shown above is from Micromonospora lupini and carries:
- a CDS encoding endo-1,4-beta-xylanase, with protein sequence MELHPGTLGAQRRSGSGRRVTSRVSMQEREPSTQAPVAPLPPVVAPATTPARRPRRAVLAVALVLVVVALLATGLAVAYGIERRPGGAAVPAVPTVPAPTASRQPALRDLMPPTVRVGSAADGRWMSLDAEYGELLGSEFDAITPENAMKWGNLEPSPDVYTWAGADQLVGFAEQHDQSVYGHTLLGRSDVPRWVDPQWSAEQLRTVLRDHVTTVVSRYRGRVWAWDVINEALDEDGSLRDTMWLRKLGPGYVAEVFRWAHAADPGARLFINDYGVEGRTRKADGLLDLVRELRRAGVPVDGVGFQSHLRWDEQPRDMVGNLRRFARLGVSVAITELDVRIALPETPAKRDRQAALYRKVLQACLAVPACVSFTVWGFSDARSWIPSYHAGYGAACIFDAALVPKPAHAALMDQLRRLPSPTGAGPGPG
- a CDS encoding sugar transferase yields the protein MARSVFARPAPRANWRRRYVAWLVLLDVLAALAASRTVIALLDEADAGFWDQRVLGNISSFTLVANVGVPAGWLVLLVAAGAYDRRALGLGTEELKRVARANLAMAATVSFLALGFKKDLSRATVAAIIICLLLYTLVARFAARVVLRRIRRTGRAAQKVLLVGRLADALALHEVVTRNYGAGLHPVAIHLPRHPSPGARVTAPVPVYVGWDLVPLVRQLGADTIAVCGPASLESYELRKLAWQLEGTGLNLVVVPQVTDVTGPRIHVRPIEGLPLLNVDEPTISGLSLLAKNVLDRVTALVGLVVLSPVLLAIALAVKASGPGPVMFRQTRIGHEGRAFKVWKFRTMYIDAEDRLAALRDRNESDGLLFKMKDDPRVTPIGRHLRALSLDELPQLINVLLGQMSLVGPRPLPTEDDDYRGDVRRRLLVRPGITGLWQISGRSDVTWDDAVRLDLHYVDNWSLLYDLAILWKTVSVVLARRGAY